A portion of the Paucilactobacillus hokkaidonensis JCM 18461 genome contains these proteins:
- the galU gene encoding UTP--glucose-1-phosphate uridylyltransferase GalU has translation MKKVRKAVIPAAGLGTRFLPATKALAKEMLPIVDKPTIQFIVEEARKSGIEDIVVVDGKSKRSIEDHFDSNPELENNLIEKHKDEMLKMVQETTDINLYFIRQSHPRGLGDAVLTAKAFIGDEPFVVMLGDDLMDDKVPLTRQLMDSYKETGASTLAVMKVPHEDTSKYGVINPNKEVKPGLFNVSNFVEKPNPADAPSDLAIIGRYLLTPEIFDVLENTKPGKGNEIQLTDAIDTLNKTQRVFAHEFKGQRHDVGNKFGWIQTNIEYGLTHPQVKDELRAYIKELGAKLTEADKKK, from the coding sequence ATGAAAAAAGTTAGAAAAGCAGTGATTCCTGCCGCTGGACTGGGAACACGATTTTTACCTGCCACAAAAGCCTTGGCTAAGGAAATGCTTCCTATTGTAGATAAACCTACAATTCAATTTATTGTGGAGGAAGCCCGTAAATCAGGTATCGAGGACATTGTTGTCGTTGATGGCAAAAGTAAACGATCAATTGAGGATCACTTTGACTCTAATCCAGAGCTTGAGAACAACCTGATTGAAAAGCACAAAGACGAAATGTTAAAGATGGTGCAAGAAACGACGGACATCAACTTGTACTTTATCCGTCAATCGCATCCACGTGGCTTAGGAGATGCAGTTCTAACTGCTAAGGCCTTTATTGGGGATGAACCATTTGTAGTTATGTTGGGCGATGATTTAATGGATGATAAAGTTCCGTTGACACGTCAGCTAATGGATAGCTATAAAGAAACTGGGGCTTCAACATTAGCAGTAATGAAAGTACCCCATGAAGATACTTCTAAGTATGGGGTTATTAATCCGAACAAAGAAGTTAAACCTGGGTTGTTCAATGTTTCTAATTTTGTAGAAAAGCCCAATCCAGCTGATGCTCCAAGCGACCTGGCAATTATTGGTCGTTATTTACTAACACCAGAAATTTTCGATGTATTGGAAAATACTAAACCTGGTAAGGGAAATGAAATTCAACTGACTGATGCAATTGATACCTTAAACAAGACACAGCGTGTGTTTGCACATGAATTTAAGGGGCAACGACATGATGTTGGTAATAAATTTGGTTGGATTCAAACTAATATTGAATATGGGCTAACTCATCCACAAGTTAAGGATGAATTACGGGCTTATATTAAAGAGCTAGGCGCTAAGCTAACCGAAGCTGATAAGAAAAAATAA